A stretch of the Stigmatella erecta genome encodes the following:
- a CDS encoding carboxypeptidase regulatory-like domain-containing protein, with protein MRFSDGSIAAGVTVYARTQSSTLRYQTTTDAAGMYSLQFIPGTYSVGVDFAFHNFSGPEILVPSEPFSTPTTLHLTTHDLQLNGRVVDSSGQPVANVRLWGEAVNGGYDPDRELSALSGADGRFQVRMLPGNYSSMQLEPPTGSPYVLTPLPNRTFSDNTTQDFVLGSVIHLSGQVRFSDGSIAAGATVYARTSSGSATYRAATDAAGMYSLPFIPGTYSVGVEFTSPGFTGTALVLSSRTFSTSSTLDLTTQDIQLNGRVVNSSGQPVANVTLRGGVYRNNGWNGLSAVSGADGRFQVRMIPATYLSMKLEPPTGSPYAVTPLPNQTFSGNTTQDFVLGSVIRLSGQVKFSDGSIAAGVGVYAKDPSSPTATYQATTDADGMYSLPFIPGTYSVGVEFASPSFTGSKTVVSSQPFSTPTTLNLTAQDIQLNGRVVNSSGQPVANVRLRGSMYGSNGWNDLSALSGADGRFQVRMFPGTYSSVQLEPSTPAYLMVPLQIQTFSASLSQEFVIGDTNECMVNNGGCSVNATCTNLPGSRTCACNDGYTGDGISCVELPPGTLTVTAPNGGEQWSTGSVQNITWASSRVNQVNLRYSLDNGATWTLIAANVPASLGTYAWTLPASASSSALVRIADAQNGSLVDTSDAKFTVTSGRVILNEILANEPGSATAGEFIELVNVGSTAMDLSGWVLWDATAVRHTFASGTVLAPGKAVVVFGAASGMPPCSCTSNAVAATTGGLSLGNTSDTVTVKNAAGTVIDTFTYSSALAAADGVSMNRSPDAQPGGSFVLHNAISSLAASAGKRANGSSF; from the coding sequence GTGAGGTTCTCCGATGGCAGCATCGCGGCGGGCGTGACCGTTTATGCCAGGACGCAATCGAGCACCCTCCGGTATCAGACCACCACGGACGCAGCCGGGATGTACTCGCTGCAGTTCATCCCTGGCACCTACAGCGTCGGCGTCGATTTCGCCTTCCACAACTTCAGCGGCCCGGAGATCTTGGTGCCCTCCGAGCCCTTCAGCACCCCCACCACGCTCCATCTGACGACCCATGACCTCCAGCTCAACGGCCGGGTCGTCGACAGCAGCGGCCAGCCGGTGGCCAACGTGCGCCTGTGGGGCGAGGCGGTGAATGGCGGCTACGATCCGGATCGTGAGCTGTCCGCCCTGTCTGGAGCCGACGGCCGCTTCCAGGTGCGCATGCTTCCTGGCAACTACTCCTCGATGCAGTTGGAGCCTCCCACGGGGAGCCCCTATGTCCTCACACCTCTTCCGAATCGGACGTTCTCGGACAACACCACGCAGGACTTCGTCCTGGGCAGTGTCATCCACCTCTCCGGGCAGGTGAGGTTCTCCGATGGCAGCATCGCGGCGGGAGCGACCGTTTATGCCAGAACCTCCTCGGGCAGCGCCACGTACCGGGCCGCCACGGATGCAGCCGGGATGTACTCGCTGCCATTCATCCCGGGTACCTACAGCGTCGGCGTCGAGTTCACCTCACCCGGCTTCACGGGCACGGCGCTCGTGTTGTCCTCCCGGACCTTCAGCACCAGCAGCACGCTCGACCTGACAACCCAGGACATCCAGCTCAACGGCCGGGTCGTCAACAGCAGCGGCCAGCCGGTGGCCAACGTGACCCTGCGGGGCGGGGTGTATCGCAACAACGGCTGGAATGGGCTGTCTGCCGTGTCTGGAGCCGACGGCCGCTTCCAGGTCCGCATGATTCCAGCCACCTACCTCTCGATGAAACTGGAGCCTCCCACGGGGAGCCCCTACGCCGTCACACCTCTGCCCAATCAGACGTTCTCGGGCAACACCACGCAGGACTTCGTCCTGGGCAGTGTCATCCGCCTCTCTGGGCAAGTGAAGTTCTCCGATGGCAGCATCGCGGCGGGAGTGGGCGTCTATGCCAAGGACCCCTCGAGCCCCACCGCCACGTATCAGGCCACCACGGATGCAGACGGCATGTACTCGCTGCCGTTCATCCCTGGCACCTACAGCGTCGGCGTCGAGTTCGCCTCCCCCAGCTTCACGGGCTCGAAGACCGTAGTGTCCTCCCAGCCCTTCAGCACCCCCACCACGCTCAACCTGACGGCCCAGGACATCCAGCTCAACGGCCGGGTCGTCAACAGCAGCGGCCAGCCGGTGGCCAACGTGCGCCTGCGGGGCTCGATGTACGGCAGCAACGGCTGGAATGATCTGTCTGCCCTGTCTGGAGCCGACGGCCGCTTCCAGGTCCGCATGTTTCCCGGCACCTATTCCTCGGTGCAGCTCGAGCCGTCCACCCCCGCGTACCTGATGGTGCCGCTGCAGATCCAGACGTTCTCCGCGTCCCTCAGCCAGGAGTTTGTCATCGGCGATACCAACGAGTGCATGGTGAACAACGGCGGGTGCAGTGTGAACGCCACCTGCACGAACCTCCCCGGCTCGCGCACGTGCGCCTGCAACGACGGCTATACGGGTGATGGCATCAGTTGTGTGGAGCTGCCCCCCGGGACGCTGACCGTCACCGCCCCCAACGGCGGCGAGCAGTGGTCCACGGGCTCCGTCCAGAACATCACCTGGGCGTCCTCCAGGGTGAATCAGGTGAACCTCCGGTACTCGCTCGACAACGGCGCCACCTGGACGCTCATCGCCGCCAACGTGCCGGCCAGCTTGGGCACTTATGCCTGGACGCTGCCTGCCTCGGCTTCCTCGAGCGCCCTCGTGCGCATCGCGGACGCCCAGAACGGCAGCCTCGTGGACACCAGCGACGCCAAGTTCACCGTGACCTCCGGGCGTGTCATCCTCAATGAGATCCTCGCCAACGAGCCTGGCTCGGCCACCGCTGGCGAGTTCATCGAGCTGGTCAACGTGGGCAGCACGGCCATGGATCTCAGCGGCTGGGTCCTCTGGGACGCCACGGCGGTGCGCCACACGTTTGCTTCCGGCACCGTGCTTGCTCCAGGCAAGGCCGTGGTGGTGTTCGGTGCGGCCTCCGGTATGCCGCCGTGCTCTTGCACATCCAATGCCGTGGCCGCCACCACCGGCGGACTCAGCCTGGGCAACACCAGCGACACCGTCACCGTG
- a CDS encoding thiol-activated cytolysin family protein, producing the protein MYNVRSVLTLTGLSLLGLHGCGAPEGDVPPQDPAALAVLGQEIQNPAVFTYLNGISPLVLPGVSSQQTSRNGEEVLDSAVNVCKYTDVSETNHFDKLVSFDPNADALWPGAIVQGQPLSLGLLAPIGGRRAPGTLTLTNARIDGSTPAEYVYSRTLASPSLASTQDAIHSILSAESVNFAAKVAYTIHQAHSLNEGSVKAGIAIQFGGNSLNTTFGQQWTQSKTTMLVDFTQGYYTVALNAPSDPSAFFTADTSVEEVRPFIYNGNPAGYISSVTYGRRLLIKFESSEDSSKVSSTLDAVFTKGKVGGSISLSTEQQKVLRESKMTLLALGGPSGSAVEVLGSGMDKVSSLQNYFQAGASYSPSSPGVPLSYAVRYLNNYQPFVVASTSQYTVPSCVGKTSRLGVSLHELYIHANGETFGKGEMNYDVYVGDELVASGRNVKRGDKESIGLNVSREVASLQREGNTVVVRAKVWENTKEVNPRVTHGFNLSTRNWSPLGYQDNVAEYKNLKVSLRYTLSAAN; encoded by the coding sequence ATGTACAACGTACGGAGCGTGTTGACGCTGACGGGTCTGTCTTTGCTGGGGCTCCACGGCTGTGGTGCGCCAGAGGGCGATGTGCCCCCGCAGGATCCGGCCGCGCTGGCGGTCCTGGGCCAGGAAATTCAGAACCCGGCGGTCTTCACCTATCTCAATGGCATCTCTCCGCTGGTCCTGCCGGGGGTGTCGTCGCAGCAGACGTCCCGGAACGGCGAAGAGGTTCTGGACTCGGCCGTCAACGTCTGCAAGTACACGGACGTCTCGGAGACGAACCACTTCGACAAGCTGGTGTCCTTTGATCCGAACGCGGACGCGCTGTGGCCGGGCGCCATCGTGCAGGGGCAGCCGCTGTCGCTGGGCCTGCTGGCGCCCATCGGTGGGCGCCGGGCGCCGGGGACCCTGACGCTGACCAACGCGCGCATCGACGGCTCCACGCCGGCCGAGTACGTGTACAGCCGCACCCTGGCCTCGCCCAGCCTCGCGAGCACCCAGGACGCCATTCACAGCATCCTCTCGGCCGAGAGCGTCAACTTCGCGGCGAAGGTGGCCTATACGATTCACCAGGCGCACTCGCTCAACGAGGGCTCGGTCAAGGCGGGCATCGCGATCCAGTTCGGGGGCAACAGCCTCAACACCACCTTCGGCCAGCAATGGACGCAGAGCAAGACGACCATGCTGGTGGACTTCACCCAGGGCTACTACACGGTCGCCCTCAACGCCCCCTCGGATCCCTCGGCGTTCTTCACGGCGGATACCTCGGTGGAGGAGGTGCGGCCGTTCATCTACAACGGCAACCCGGCGGGCTACATCAGCTCGGTGACGTACGGGCGCCGGCTGCTCATCAAGTTCGAGTCCTCCGAGGACAGCTCCAAGGTGTCCTCCACCCTCGACGCGGTCTTCACCAAGGGCAAGGTGGGCGGCAGCATCTCGCTGAGCACCGAGCAGCAGAAGGTGCTCCGCGAGTCGAAGATGACGCTGCTGGCGCTGGGCGGCCCCTCGGGCAGCGCGGTGGAAGTGCTCGGCTCCGGAATGGACAAGGTCAGCTCGCTGCAGAACTACTTCCAGGCGGGGGCCTCCTACTCGCCGAGCTCGCCGGGCGTTCCGCTCTCCTACGCGGTGCGCTACCTGAACAACTACCAGCCGTTCGTGGTGGCCTCCACGAGCCAGTACACGGTGCCCTCGTGCGTGGGCAAGACGAGCCGCCTGGGCGTGTCTCTGCACGAGCTGTACATCCACGCCAATGGCGAGACGTTCGGCAAGGGCGAGATGAACTACGACGTGTACGTGGGGGACGAGCTGGTGGCCTCTGGGCGCAACGTCAAGCGCGGTGACAAGGAGAGCATCGGGCTGAACGTGTCGCGGGAGGTGGCCAGCCTGCAGCGGGAGGGCAACACCGTGGTGGTGCGCGCCAAGGTCTGGGAGAACACCAAGGAGGTCAATCCCCGGGTGACCCACGGCTTCAACCTGTCCACGCGGAACTGGTCGCCCCTGGGCTACCAGGACAACGTCGCGGAGTACAAGAACCTGAAGGTCAGCCTGCGCTACACGCTCTCCGCGGCCAACTGA
- a CDS encoding GFA family protein has protein sequence MAELKRYTGGCHCGRFEFDVETDLSTAIACNCSICTKHGLVLTFVAPEQFALKKGTQGELTKYQFNKKVIDHLFCPTCGVESFGTGKMPDGKTMLAINVRCLEGVDMAALRPTPVDGRKF, from the coding sequence ATGGCGGAGCTGAAGCGCTACACCGGAGGCTGTCACTGCGGCAGGTTCGAATTCGACGTGGAGACGGACCTGAGCACCGCCATCGCCTGCAACTGCTCCATCTGCACCAAGCACGGCCTGGTGCTCACCTTCGTGGCGCCCGAGCAGTTCGCCCTCAAGAAGGGCACCCAGGGCGAGCTGACGAAGTATCAGTTCAACAAGAAGGTCATCGACCACCTGTTCTGCCCCACCTGCGGTGTCGAGTCCTTCGGCACGGGCAAGATGCCGGATGGCAAGACGATGCTCGCCATCAACGTGCGCTGCCTGGAGGGCGTGGACATGGCCGCCCTGCGGCCCACGCCCGTGGACGGGCGCAAGTTCTAG
- a CDS encoding gamma-glutamylcyclotransferase, giving the protein MLPSGQAKESPLNYRLRTQEELDASLDQALAAAPRDTARSGAWLFVYGSLLKEPPFSPEEQRHAVLEGWERVFCLADPKMRGTPRHPGLSLGLIRGHRCAGVAYRLSARTLREDLKGVWQREMVLPFYAACWLQALTQQGPIRVLTFCTDLHGPLYEPSLSELAMLERLATCAGENGSNAAYLEQTVQQLAEVGIPDEGLAQLARRVRTVR; this is encoded by the coding sequence GTGCTGCCCTCTGGACAGGCAAAGGAAAGCCCCCTGAACTACCGCCTCCGCACGCAGGAAGAGCTCGACGCATCGCTCGACCAGGCCCTGGCCGCCGCGCCCCGCGACACGGCCCGGAGCGGCGCCTGGTTGTTCGTCTATGGCTCCCTGTTGAAGGAGCCGCCCTTCTCGCCCGAGGAGCAGCGGCATGCGGTCCTCGAAGGATGGGAGCGGGTGTTCTGCCTCGCCGACCCGAAGATGCGCGGCACCCCGCGGCACCCCGGGCTCAGCCTGGGCCTGATTCGAGGACACCGCTGCGCCGGGGTGGCCTACCGGCTCTCCGCCCGCACGCTGCGCGAGGATCTGAAGGGCGTCTGGCAGCGCGAGATGGTGTTGCCCTTCTACGCCGCCTGCTGGCTCCAGGCCCTGACCCAGCAAGGCCCCATCCGGGTGCTGACGTTCTGTACGGACCTCCACGGCCCGCTCTACGAGCCGTCCCTGAGCGAGCTGGCGATGCTCGAGCGGCTCGCCACGTGCGCGGGAGAGAACGGCTCGAACGCCGCGTATCTCGAGCAAACCGTCCAGCAGCTCGCGGAGGTGGGCATTCCCGACGAGGGGCTGGCCCAGCTCGCGCGGCGCGTGCGCACCGTGCGCTGA
- a CDS encoding glycosyltransferase — MNHDRPATPSAPARPPPLPSLRDSVTPGGDELTVGDLADMVATQRRVVERLRACGGEQCAELVAHEHTLLLLLAQLHSRVGAPSSPIEDPVRMAHVLADVFQFEVPNSPRKHVGKAVSRAKRAMMKGLMPFHIEVLRPQREFNAELAMLVEQMSSHRSATLNADLGAQIRGRLEPLADPTAWRPRSHRASTAGGVFTLLKKSYLTTLGPVLRQLLEGQRRWNLAAVDALCVAVDWQAPAASRAERMISELEALSNPMAQGMASLGLRALSPIWNELLRRQVRFNQTVVRALAAIHHVNEPTVHDYQAWCAAHEPEQFRQSSRALLSLTRRPLLSLLTPTYNTPESVLRACLDSVRAQSYDRWEMCIADDGSTAPHVVRVLREYADLDKRIRFIRTPSNGGIAKATNAALDLVQGEYVCFLDHDDTLAPHALAEVALRLQAEPEADLLYSDEDRMDQSGRRVLPFFKPGWSPDLLRSANYICHFLVVKRDLLEKVGRIREGFDGAQDYDLILRVSEQAQRIAHIPRILYHWRMSAVSMAADVRNKPKASDAARRALADHLARCSEEAVIEEPLPTTFHMRYPVRGKPLVSIIVPFKDKPELLAKLVESLERHNSYGHYELLLISNNSVRPETHALLDRLVDPRIRKLTWNEPFNYSAINNFGVRNAQGELLLFLNNDVEALKAGWLEELIGQAQRPAVGAVGPKLVFPDQTIQHAGVILGMGGFAGHVFARLADRAEWTAFGHADWTRNYLAVTSACVMMRRDVFESVGGYDESFIVCGSDVELCLRIVAKGLRVVYTPAAKLLHDESATRRVDSIPEVDFWRSFSTYRRYLREGDPFYNPNLSLTMGDGTLRRDKRDGEAMAVQVLTTELPGSRMPVVSQGRANHQRHIAEHVPGMDCLPVEAERTRQQNGGRIAALQSRSKPLRKLSWFVPYFRHPFGGVHTILRFGHLMRTRHGVESQFVIYDNPHASAREMEGRARVLYDMPPGSFRVLSSQEDVKTLPECDLAIATFWRSAYLILKHPQAYGRAYFVQDFEPLFYPAGTMYGLAEQSYRLGLFGIFNTRGLHDFVTSNYGMKGLYFEPAVESSLFHDGRPPRTGPVRIFFYGRPSVERNAFELGLATLHQLKKELGGAVEILTAGEEWNPEQYGVRGVINNLGVLPYEKTADLYREIDVGLCFMFTKHPSYLPLEMMASGVTVVTNDNPANHWLLKHEENCLLAEPTFSGVLEQLRRAVLDNTARSRISATAAKRMRTTTWEQQVDQVYASLTSQVEAQLHAPAGGEQARGEPKLRAL; from the coding sequence ATGAATCACGATCGTCCCGCCACCCCTTCCGCCCCGGCCCGTCCGCCCCCCCTTCCCTCCTTGAGGGACAGCGTCACCCCGGGGGGGGACGAATTGACCGTGGGCGATCTGGCTGACATGGTGGCCACCCAGCGGCGGGTGGTGGAGCGCCTGCGGGCGTGTGGCGGCGAGCAGTGCGCGGAGCTGGTGGCACACGAGCACACCCTGCTCCTGCTGCTCGCCCAGCTGCACAGCCGGGTGGGGGCGCCTTCGTCGCCCATCGAGGATCCGGTGCGCATGGCGCACGTGCTGGCGGATGTCTTCCAGTTCGAGGTCCCCAACTCTCCGCGCAAGCATGTCGGCAAGGCCGTAAGCCGCGCCAAGCGCGCGATGATGAAAGGGCTCATGCCCTTCCACATCGAGGTGTTGCGCCCCCAGCGGGAGTTCAACGCCGAGCTGGCCATGCTCGTGGAGCAGATGAGCTCCCACCGCAGCGCCACGCTGAACGCGGACCTGGGCGCGCAGATCCGCGGCCGCCTGGAGCCGCTCGCGGATCCCACCGCCTGGCGGCCCCGCTCCCACCGCGCCAGCACCGCGGGGGGCGTGTTCACGCTGCTCAAGAAGTCCTACCTCACCACGCTGGGCCCGGTGCTCCGCCAGCTGCTGGAGGGCCAGCGCCGCTGGAACCTGGCGGCGGTGGATGCCCTGTGCGTGGCGGTGGATTGGCAAGCCCCGGCCGCCTCCCGCGCCGAGCGGATGATCTCCGAGCTGGAGGCGCTCAGCAACCCGATGGCCCAGGGCATGGCCTCGCTCGGCCTGCGCGCGCTCTCGCCCATCTGGAATGAGCTGCTGCGGCGCCAGGTGCGCTTTAACCAGACGGTCGTCCGGGCCCTGGCCGCCATCCACCATGTCAACGAGCCAACAGTTCACGACTACCAGGCCTGGTGCGCCGCCCACGAGCCGGAGCAGTTCCGCCAGTCGAGCCGGGCCCTGCTGTCGCTGACGCGCCGGCCGTTGTTGAGCCTGCTGACGCCCACCTACAACACGCCGGAGTCCGTGTTGCGCGCCTGCCTCGACTCGGTGCGCGCCCAGTCCTACGACCGGTGGGAGATGTGCATCGCGGATGACGGCTCCACCGCGCCGCATGTCGTCCGGGTGCTGCGGGAGTACGCGGATCTGGACAAGCGCATCCGGTTCATCCGGACGCCCTCCAACGGGGGCATCGCCAAGGCCACCAACGCGGCGCTGGACCTGGTGCAGGGCGAGTACGTCTGCTTCCTCGACCACGACGACACGCTGGCCCCGCACGCCCTGGCCGAGGTGGCGCTGCGCCTCCAGGCCGAGCCGGAAGCGGACCTGCTCTACTCCGACGAGGACCGGATGGATCAATCCGGCCGCCGGGTGCTGCCCTTCTTCAAGCCGGGCTGGTCGCCGGACCTGCTGCGCAGCGCCAATTACATCTGCCATTTCCTGGTCGTGAAGCGGGACCTGCTGGAGAAGGTGGGCCGCATCCGCGAGGGTTTCGACGGCGCGCAGGATTACGATCTCATCCTCCGCGTGTCGGAGCAGGCCCAGCGAATCGCTCACATCCCGCGCATTCTCTATCACTGGCGCATGAGCGCCGTGTCCATGGCGGCGGATGTGAGGAATAAGCCGAAGGCCTCGGACGCGGCCCGGCGCGCGCTGGCGGACCACCTGGCCCGGTGCTCGGAAGAGGCCGTCATCGAGGAGCCGCTGCCCACCACGTTCCACATGCGCTACCCGGTGCGTGGCAAGCCGCTCGTGTCCATCATTGTCCCCTTCAAGGACAAGCCCGAGCTGCTCGCCAAGCTGGTGGAGAGCCTGGAGCGGCACAACTCCTACGGCCATTACGAGCTGCTGCTCATCTCCAACAACAGCGTCCGGCCGGAAACCCATGCGTTGCTCGACCGGCTGGTGGATCCGCGCATCCGCAAGCTGACGTGGAACGAGCCTTTCAATTACTCGGCCATCAATAACTTCGGGGTGCGCAACGCCCAGGGCGAGCTGCTGCTCTTCCTGAACAATGACGTGGAGGCCCTGAAGGCCGGCTGGCTGGAGGAGCTCATCGGCCAGGCCCAGCGCCCGGCCGTGGGCGCGGTGGGCCCCAAGCTGGTCTTCCCGGATCAGACGATCCAGCACGCGGGCGTGATTCTGGGAATGGGCGGGTTCGCCGGGCACGTCTTCGCGCGGCTGGCGGACCGGGCCGAGTGGACGGCGTTCGGACACGCGGACTGGACGCGCAACTACCTGGCGGTCACCAGCGCCTGCGTGATGATGCGCCGGGACGTGTTCGAGTCGGTGGGCGGCTACGACGAGAGCTTCATCGTGTGCGGCAGCGACGTGGAGCTGTGCCTGCGCATCGTCGCCAAGGGCCTGCGGGTGGTCTACACGCCGGCGGCGAAGCTGCTGCACGACGAGTCGGCCACGCGCCGGGTGGACTCCATCCCCGAGGTGGACTTCTGGCGGTCGTTCTCGACGTACCGCCGCTACCTGCGCGAGGGAGACCCCTTCTACAACCCCAACCTGTCGCTCACCATGGGCGATGGAACCCTGCGGCGGGACAAGCGGGACGGCGAGGCGATGGCGGTCCAGGTGTTGACCACGGAGCTGCCCGGCTCCCGGATGCCCGTCGTCTCGCAGGGCCGCGCGAACCACCAGCGCCACATCGCCGAGCACGTGCCGGGCATGGACTGCCTGCCCGTGGAGGCGGAGCGCACCCGGCAGCAGAACGGCGGCCGGATCGCCGCCCTGCAGAGCCGGAGCAAGCCGTTGCGCAAGCTGTCCTGGTTCGTGCCCTATTTCCGCCACCCCTTCGGCGGGGTGCACACCATCCTGCGCTTCGGGCACCTGATGCGGACGCGGCATGGGGTGGAGAGCCAGTTCGTCATCTATGACAACCCTCACGCGAGCGCCCGGGAGATGGAGGGGCGCGCCCGGGTTCTGTATGACATGCCGCCGGGCAGCTTCCGGGTGCTCTCCTCGCAGGAGGACGTGAAGACGCTTCCCGAGTGTGATTTGGCCATCGCCACGTTCTGGCGCAGCGCCTATCTCATTCTCAAACACCCGCAGGCCTATGGCCGTGCGTACTTCGTGCAGGACTTCGAGCCGCTCTTCTACCCGGCGGGCACGATGTATGGTTTGGCCGAGCAAAGCTACCGGCTCGGCTTGTTCGGCATCTTCAACACCCGGGGCCTGCACGACTTCGTCACGTCCAATTACGGGATGAAGGGGCTGTATTTCGAGCCCGCGGTGGAGTCGTCGCTCTTCCACGACGGGCGTCCGCCGCGCACGGGCCCGGTCCGCATCTTCTTCTACGGCCGTCCCTCCGTGGAGCGGAACGCGTTCGAGCTGGGGCTGGCAACGCTGCACCAGCTCAAGAAGGAGCTGGGCGGCGCCGTGGAGATCCTCACCGCCGGTGAAGAGTGGAACCCGGAGCAGTATGGCGTCCGGGGCGTCATCAACAACCTGGGCGTGCTCCCCTACGAGAAGACGGCGGACCTGTACCGGGAGATCGACGTCGGGCTGTGCTTCATGTTCACCAAGCACCCCTCGTATCTCCCCCTGGAGATGATGGCCTCCGGGGTGACGGTGGTGACCAACGACAACCCGGCCAACCACTGGCTGCTCAAGCACGAGGAGAACTGCCTGCTGGCGGAGCCCACCTTCTCGGGGGTGCTCGAGCAGCTGCGCCGCGCCGTGCTGGACAACACGGCCCGGAGCCGCATCAGCGCCACGGCCGCCAAACGGATGCGGACCACCACCTGGGAGCAGCAGGTGGATCAGGTCTACGCCTCGCTCACCAGCCAGGTGGAGGCGCAGCTCCATGCCCCGGCCGGCGGAGAGCAGGCGCGGGGGGAGCCGAAGCTGCGGGCGCTCTGA
- a CDS encoding tRNA-uridine aminocarboxypropyltransferase: MRPVCLRCRRPQATCYCAHIPRVETRTRVVFLQHPRERRVAIGTARMAHLALSNSELHQGVDFSDNPRLAALAAAPERVAVLFPGQEAMTLEEARARPPEALIVVDGTWPLAKKVVSVNPVLAGLPRIGFTPRRPSNYRIRSEPAEHCVSTIEAVVEVLGALEGDQPRFDAMLRAFEFMVDTQLENQSSRQEPPRRRIYKAPWRPPLELRSLAERFPRLVLLYAEANAHPMDAGIAPELVHLVASRPSTGERFEAVLAPREPLARSTPLHTELPGHVLLAGEDRGAALARFEAFLRPDDVLAVWTSYALELLWRDGVSRRQAVNVRLAAARALAGKAGGVEQAVAMLGAEAPALWAQGRAGRRIQALEAVAQALILRGQATQPPLKRQGA; encoded by the coding sequence GTGCGTCCCGTCTGCCTGCGCTGCCGCCGTCCTCAAGCCACCTGCTACTGTGCGCACATCCCGCGCGTCGAGACGCGCACCCGCGTCGTCTTCCTCCAGCACCCGCGCGAGCGGCGCGTGGCCATCGGCACCGCCCGCATGGCGCACCTGGCGCTGAGCAACTCCGAGTTGCACCAGGGGGTGGACTTCTCGGACAACCCCCGGCTGGCGGCGCTGGCCGCGGCGCCCGAACGGGTGGCCGTGCTCTTCCCCGGCCAGGAGGCGATGACGCTCGAGGAGGCGCGCGCGCGGCCCCCCGAGGCGCTCATCGTCGTGGACGGGACGTGGCCGCTGGCCAAGAAGGTCGTCTCCGTCAATCCCGTGCTCGCGGGGCTGCCCCGTATCGGCTTCACCCCGCGCCGCCCGAGCAACTACCGCATCCGCTCCGAGCCCGCGGAGCACTGTGTCTCGACCATCGAGGCGGTGGTGGAGGTGCTGGGCGCGCTGGAAGGAGATCAGCCGCGCTTCGATGCGATGCTGCGCGCCTTCGAGTTCATGGTGGACACCCAGCTGGAGAACCAGTCCAGCCGCCAGGAGCCGCCGCGCCGCCGCATCTACAAGGCGCCCTGGCGCCCGCCCCTGGAGCTGCGCTCGCTGGCCGAGCGCTTCCCCCGGCTCGTGCTCCTGTACGCCGAGGCCAATGCCCACCCCATGGACGCGGGTATTGCCCCGGAGCTGGTCCACCTGGTGGCGAGCCGCCCCTCCACCGGCGAGCGCTTCGAGGCCGTGCTGGCCCCGCGCGAGCCGCTCGCGCGCAGCACCCCGCTGCACACGGAGCTGCCCGGGCACGTCCTGCTCGCGGGCGAGGACCGGGGCGCGGCGCTGGCCCGCTTCGAGGCCTTCTTGCGCCCGGACGATGTCCTGGCGGTGTGGACGTCCTATGCGCTGGAGCTGCTGTGGCGGGATGGCGTGAGCCGGCGCCAGGCGGTGAACGTGCGGCTGGCGGCGGCCCGGGCCCTGGCGGGCAAGGCGGGCGGCGTGGAGCAGGCGGTGGCGATGCTGGGGGCGGAGGCGCCCGCGCTCTGGGCGCAGGGGCGCGCGGGCCGGCGCATCCAGGCCCTGGAGGCCGTGGCCCAGGCGCTCATCCTGCGCGGCCAGGCCACGCAGCCGCCCCTGAAGCGCCAGGGCGCGTGA